Proteins from a genomic interval of Helicoverpa zea isolate HzStark_Cry1AcR chromosome 31, ilHelZeax1.1, whole genome shotgun sequence:
- the LOC124644757 gene encoding SET and MYND domain-containing protein 4-like isoform X1 — translation MERDGLPEDPAKQWEVLLCIIAFEEKKIDRRPDGAIETLTYVFNHKGIRHIFTEWIQQMKLCYDKQMSDEDTSGKNDAISILWRQRGNVKFRAELFEESHKLYTKSILYANKDGPLYPLALANRAAALLRMGKYKDSLRDVQRALKYKYPPEIKHKLFLRRAECYCELGQRTKCIEAMRQAVKYNEMIQLKGLSKVDFDRSYRQLEEKLVNLKYDEPPDELILPDLHLGENPDFKAASNAIELVRNDQYGRHVIVKEPLKRGDVVFAEEPFASVKLRESELPHPYYCDYCCCSEPTMITCKDCSRIVFCDEACYYLASAVFHRWECPGIRANIFQIIGIAHLAFRVMLKYASRGLPKLPEGSIVPTTAAALLAEYDKVDTIAVFKKEYPTFYRMYSLSSNLDSSANTDNIQYALTSTMLTLYLEQNTKFFEFFPGQVGYPLPMSEMKLLCAALIFRSLGQMVTNAHTVMELNTGQRPDMPIPCTASPWRKIGTGVYPAISMMNHSCEPNITNVFYKNTLYIKVIHEMPKGTEILNCYGPHYARASTEERREELKTQYGFNCICPACVDESRKDFVSLFSAYACPSCKGPVTWVGTKMSCHQCPNEFPLQRAQNAAETANAMHAIVNCKRCHKEIKICDIFSTFSRAHEYMHSALRAKTKEERCERMVRSYRLMQQVLYRHHDVLRKAVDDLAMLHAAIGEYSKAIDLIKQNIQSFEYQFGSFSVEVTNEIRKMANLMLGRIMKYLDNPELDERQPMPIRDWIRETVKIAKKANQLMELNFGTWQPMYKALRENEEVLDNMLAGPRFHDHPDCFNYRIQNLNIV, via the exons ATGGAGCGCGATGGTTTGCCAGAAGACCCGGCGAAGCAATGGGAGGTCCTTCTGTGTATCATCGCCTTCGAAGAAAAGAAGATCGACCGGCGGCCGGATGGCGCGATCGAGACTCTTACATACGTCTTCAACCATAAAGGAATAAG GCACATCTTCACCGAATGGATTCAACAAATGAAACTATGCTACGACAAGCAGATGTCCGATGAAGATACCTCAGGGAAAAACGATGCAATCTCCATACTGTGGAGACAGCGGGGCAATGTCAAGTTTAGAGCCGAACTGTTTGAGGAGAGCCACAAGTTGTACACGAAGAGTATTCTGTACGCGAACAAGGATGGACCTTTGTACCCTTTGGCTCTTGCCAATAGGGCTGCTGCATTATTGCGGATGGGAAAGTATAAG GATAGTCTAAGAGATGTACAACGGGCCCTGAAATACAAGTACCCACCAGAAATAAAGCATAAGTTATTTCTACGAAGAGCGGAGTGCTACTGCGAGTTGGGGCAAAGAACAAAATGTATTGAAGCAATGAGACAGGCTGTAAAGTACAATGAAATGATACAACTTAAGGGGTTGTCTAAAG TGGATTTTGACAGATCATACCGCCAGCTTGAAGAGAAGTTGGTGAATCTCAAATATGATGAGCCACCCGATGAACTGATTCTACCAGATCTCCATTTAGGAGAAAACCCTGACTTCAAGGCGGCTAGCAATGCCATAGAGTTGGT GCGTAATGATCAGTACGGTCGTCATGTGATTGTAAAGGAACCACTAAAGAGGGGCGATGTGGTATTCGCTGAAGAGCCCTTTGCGTCTGTCAAACTGAGGGAAAGCGAACTACCACATCCATATTACTGTGACTATTGCTGCTGCAGTGAACCCACAATGATTAC ATGCAAAGATTGCTCTCGCATAGTATTTTGCGATGAAGCGTGCTATTACCTGGCAAGTGCGGTTTTCCATCGCTGGGAGTGTCCAGGGATAAGAGCTAATATATTCCAAATAATAGGGATAGCACACCTCGCTTTTCG GGTAATGCTGAAATACGCCTCGAGGGGCTTGCCCAAGCTGCCCGAGGGGTCAATCGTGCCTACCACGGCCGCAGCCCTATTAGCCGAGTACGACAAAGTGGACACTATTGCCGTATTCAAGAAAGAGTATCCTACATTCTATCGTATGTACAGCCTTTCGTCGAACCTGGACAGTTCGGCGAATACTGATAACATACAGTATGCGCTG ACGTCCACCATGCTCACTCTGTATCTTGAGCAAAATACCAAATTTTTCGAATTCTTCCCCGGTCAAGTCGGGTATCCGTTACCCATGAGTGAAATGAAATTGCTATGTGCGGCCCTTATATTCCGTAGCTTGGGCCAAATGGTTACAAACGCACATACGGTTATGGAACTTAATACGGGACAAAGACCTGATATGCCTA tACCTTGCACAGCCAGTCCTTGGCGTAAGATAGGCACTGGAGTATATCCCGCGATATCAATGATGAACCACTCCTGTGAACCTAATATTACTAACGT gTTTTACAAAAACACACTTTACATAAAAGTGATTCACGAGATGCCCAAAGGGACTGAAATACTGAATTGTTACGGGCCCCATTACGCCCGAGCGTCGACTGAAGAGAGGCGGGAGGAACTCAAAACTCAGTATGGGTTCAACTGTATCTGCCCGGCATGTGTCGACGAATCTAGAAAGGACTTTGTT TCGCTGTTCTCGGCCTACGCTTGCCCATCTTGCAAGGGGCCCGTGACCTGGGTGGGCACGAAAATGTCTTGCCATCAATGCCCCAACGAGTTTCCGCTCCAAAGAGCTCAGAATGCAGCCGAAACTGCTAATGCCATGCACGCAATAG TTAACTGCAAGCGGTGCCATAAGGAAATCAAGATCTGCGACATATTTTCCACCTTCAGCAGAGCTCATGAATACATGCACTCAG CTTTGCGAGCGAAAACCAAAGAGGAGCGATGCGAGCGAATGGTTCGCTCCTATCGCTTGATGCAGCAAGTACTGTATCGACATCACGATGTGCTAAGGAAGGCTGTTGATGATTTAGCCATGTTACATGCTGCCATCG GCGAATATTCGAAGGCGATCGATTTGATAAAACAGAACATTCAAAGCTTCGAGTACCAGTTCGGATCATTTAGTGTTGAG GTAACAAATGAAATCCGAAAAATGGCGAATCTGATGCTCGGGCGCATCATGAAGTATTTGGACAACCCGGAGTTAGA TGAACGACAACCGATGCCAATCAGAGACTGGATCCGCGAAACCGTCAAGATAGCCAAAAAGGCCAACCAACTAATGGAACTGAACTTCGGCACCTGGCAGCCGATGTACAAGGCTCTCAGAGAAAACGAGGAAGTTCTGGACAACATGCTAGCAGGCCCTCGATTCCATGATCATCCGGACTGCTTCAACTACAGGATTCAGAACCTAAATATTGTATAG
- the LOC124644757 gene encoding SET and MYND domain-containing protein 4-like isoform X2, translated as MERDGLPEDPAKQWEVLLCIIAFEEKKIDRRPDGAIETLTYVFNHKGIRHIFTEWIQQMKLCYDKQMSDEDTSGKNDAISILWRQRGNVKFRAELFEESHKLYTKSILYANKDGPLYPLALANRAAALLRMGKYKDSLRDVQRALKYKYPPEIKHKLFLRRAECYCELGQRTKCIEAMRQAVKYNEMIQLKGLSKVDFDRSYRQLEEKLVNLKYDEPPDELILPDLHLGENPDFKAASNAIELVRNDQYGRHVIVKEPLKRGDVVFAEEPFASVKLRESELPHPYYCDYCCCSEPTMITCKDCSRIVFCDEACYYLASAVFHRWECPGIRANIFQIIGIAHLAFRVMLKYASRGLPKLPEGSIVPTTAAALLAEYDKVDTIAVFKKEYPTFYRMYSLSSNLDSSANTDNIQYALTSTMLTLYLEQNTKFFEFFPGQVGYPLPMSEMKLLCAALIFRSLGQMVTNAHTVMELNTGQRPDMPIPCTASPWRKIGTGVYPAISMMNHSCEPNITNVFYKNTLYIKVIHEMPKGTEILNCYGPHYARASTEERREELKTQYGFNCICPACVDESRKDFVSLFSAYACPSCKGPVTWVGTKMSCHQCPNEFPLQRAQNAAETANAMHAIALRAKTKEERCERMVRSYRLMQQVLYRHHDVLRKAVDDLAMLHAAIGEYSKAIDLIKQNIQSFEYQFGSFSVEVTNEIRKMANLMLGRIMKYLDNPELDERQPMPIRDWIRETVKIAKKANQLMELNFGTWQPMYKALRENEEVLDNMLAGPRFHDHPDCFNYRIQNLNIV; from the exons ATGGAGCGCGATGGTTTGCCAGAAGACCCGGCGAAGCAATGGGAGGTCCTTCTGTGTATCATCGCCTTCGAAGAAAAGAAGATCGACCGGCGGCCGGATGGCGCGATCGAGACTCTTACATACGTCTTCAACCATAAAGGAATAAG GCACATCTTCACCGAATGGATTCAACAAATGAAACTATGCTACGACAAGCAGATGTCCGATGAAGATACCTCAGGGAAAAACGATGCAATCTCCATACTGTGGAGACAGCGGGGCAATGTCAAGTTTAGAGCCGAACTGTTTGAGGAGAGCCACAAGTTGTACACGAAGAGTATTCTGTACGCGAACAAGGATGGACCTTTGTACCCTTTGGCTCTTGCCAATAGGGCTGCTGCATTATTGCGGATGGGAAAGTATAAG GATAGTCTAAGAGATGTACAACGGGCCCTGAAATACAAGTACCCACCAGAAATAAAGCATAAGTTATTTCTACGAAGAGCGGAGTGCTACTGCGAGTTGGGGCAAAGAACAAAATGTATTGAAGCAATGAGACAGGCTGTAAAGTACAATGAAATGATACAACTTAAGGGGTTGTCTAAAG TGGATTTTGACAGATCATACCGCCAGCTTGAAGAGAAGTTGGTGAATCTCAAATATGATGAGCCACCCGATGAACTGATTCTACCAGATCTCCATTTAGGAGAAAACCCTGACTTCAAGGCGGCTAGCAATGCCATAGAGTTGGT GCGTAATGATCAGTACGGTCGTCATGTGATTGTAAAGGAACCACTAAAGAGGGGCGATGTGGTATTCGCTGAAGAGCCCTTTGCGTCTGTCAAACTGAGGGAAAGCGAACTACCACATCCATATTACTGTGACTATTGCTGCTGCAGTGAACCCACAATGATTAC ATGCAAAGATTGCTCTCGCATAGTATTTTGCGATGAAGCGTGCTATTACCTGGCAAGTGCGGTTTTCCATCGCTGGGAGTGTCCAGGGATAAGAGCTAATATATTCCAAATAATAGGGATAGCACACCTCGCTTTTCG GGTAATGCTGAAATACGCCTCGAGGGGCTTGCCCAAGCTGCCCGAGGGGTCAATCGTGCCTACCACGGCCGCAGCCCTATTAGCCGAGTACGACAAAGTGGACACTATTGCCGTATTCAAGAAAGAGTATCCTACATTCTATCGTATGTACAGCCTTTCGTCGAACCTGGACAGTTCGGCGAATACTGATAACATACAGTATGCGCTG ACGTCCACCATGCTCACTCTGTATCTTGAGCAAAATACCAAATTTTTCGAATTCTTCCCCGGTCAAGTCGGGTATCCGTTACCCATGAGTGAAATGAAATTGCTATGTGCGGCCCTTATATTCCGTAGCTTGGGCCAAATGGTTACAAACGCACATACGGTTATGGAACTTAATACGGGACAAAGACCTGATATGCCTA tACCTTGCACAGCCAGTCCTTGGCGTAAGATAGGCACTGGAGTATATCCCGCGATATCAATGATGAACCACTCCTGTGAACCTAATATTACTAACGT gTTTTACAAAAACACACTTTACATAAAAGTGATTCACGAGATGCCCAAAGGGACTGAAATACTGAATTGTTACGGGCCCCATTACGCCCGAGCGTCGACTGAAGAGAGGCGGGAGGAACTCAAAACTCAGTATGGGTTCAACTGTATCTGCCCGGCATGTGTCGACGAATCTAGAAAGGACTTTGTT TCGCTGTTCTCGGCCTACGCTTGCCCATCTTGCAAGGGGCCCGTGACCTGGGTGGGCACGAAAATGTCTTGCCATCAATGCCCCAACGAGTTTCCGCTCCAAAGAGCTCAGAATGCAGCCGAAACTGCTAATGCCATGCACGCAATAG CTTTGCGAGCGAAAACCAAAGAGGAGCGATGCGAGCGAATGGTTCGCTCCTATCGCTTGATGCAGCAAGTACTGTATCGACATCACGATGTGCTAAGGAAGGCTGTTGATGATTTAGCCATGTTACATGCTGCCATCG GCGAATATTCGAAGGCGATCGATTTGATAAAACAGAACATTCAAAGCTTCGAGTACCAGTTCGGATCATTTAGTGTTGAG GTAACAAATGAAATCCGAAAAATGGCGAATCTGATGCTCGGGCGCATCATGAAGTATTTGGACAACCCGGAGTTAGA TGAACGACAACCGATGCCAATCAGAGACTGGATCCGCGAAACCGTCAAGATAGCCAAAAAGGCCAACCAACTAATGGAACTGAACTTCGGCACCTGGCAGCCGATGTACAAGGCTCTCAGAGAAAACGAGGAAGTTCTGGACAACATGCTAGCAGGCCCTCGATTCCATGATCATCCGGACTGCTTCAACTACAGGATTCAGAACCTAAATATTGTATAG